In Anopheles cruzii chromosome X, idAnoCruzAS_RS32_06, whole genome shotgun sequence, one genomic interval encodes:
- the LOC128267450 gene encoding T-complex protein 11 X-linked protein 1, whose translation MPDTTRSGSNKPEHIEEEGTQEEIPECLSSLLQGNASLKDQDESEIIFSVPGVSGQPAKVVNLIDLKNLAKSCEDMALAHEIAVNEEFKLMQNEDSGDSIARTVRDTMHRAYWDVVQVQLNAEPPCYDMAMDVLSNIKQAFGVLLTGNNDRALEKINSYLDEQLIRRHAEEGVLDLAHVAHFVIDMMARACCMDRDAEVEQLKNITDTVQLLRGILEVLGHMKVDMANFVLTMTRKEFAARSIDYEKKKFAEIQHVCNDNFPITIEWLRRHKPSEEETTGADSSTEGTSSNIAEAAHFSAKPKTSIPEHIIAAYVELLHPTSNTDDFPELLNLDRRRFEQLKAEVMRVIICDSILCYAGTCVAKSDQLPLFRQNLAHKLMILIKDCVDNQQFVEVAENLWLQVKDSMHAYHSQNELPMPDPTSMTLLKTHIENTCHKKSHVFAVMHNRSIELFKGTLQNDIESAPFFSSFREYQTELAAILKTVKRITNHNYAVYGDYYTKLIRDNMN comes from the exons ATGCCGGATACTACTAG aTCCGGATCCAACAAACCGGAACATatcgaagaagaaggaacACAAGAGGAAATACCGGAATGCCTCTCTTCATTACTTCAAGGCAATGCCTCCTTGAAAGATCAAgacgaaagtgaaattatTTTCAGTGTGCCCGGTGTTAGTGGCCAGCCCGCAAAGGTCGTTAATCTAATAGATTTGAAAAATCTAGCGAAAAGCTGTGAAGATATGGCTCTTGCCCACGAGATCGCCGTTAACGAAGAATTTAAGCTAATGCAAAATGAAGATTCTGGTGACAGCATTGCCCGTACCGTTCGTGACACGATGCATCGTGCCTATTGGGACGTAGTACAGGTTCAGCTCAACGCAGAACCCCCGTGCTACGACATGGCGATGGACGTTTTGAGCAACATCAAGCAAGCGTTCGGGGTCCTGTTAACAGGGAACAACGATCGGGCGTTAGAAAAAATCAATAGCTACCTTGACGAGCAATTGATCCGCCGTCATGCTGAAGAAGGAGTGCTCGACCTTGCACACGTTGCACATTTCGTAATCGATATGATGGCACGGGCATGTTGCATGGATCGTGATGCTGAGGTGGAACAGTTGAAAAATATCACGGATACTGTGCAGTTATTGCGCGGAATATTAGAGGTACTGGGCCACATGAAAGTAGATATGGCCAATTTCGTTTTAACCATGACGCGTAAAGAGTTTGCCGCTCGTTCCATAGACTATGAGAAGAAGAAATTCGCCGAGATACAGCACGTGTGTAATGATAACTTTCCCATTACAATAGAGTGGCTTAGACGTCACAAACCATCGGAAGAGGAGACCACAGGAGCTGATTCAAGCACCGAGGGAACTTCTTCAAACATCGCTGAAGCAGCACATTTCAGTGCGAAACCCAAGACGTCAATTCCAGAGCACATAATCGCCGCGTATGTCGAGCTGTTGCACCCTACATCTAATACTGATGATTTTCCAGAGCTTCTCAATCTagatcgtcgtcgtttcgaGCAACTTAAAGCGGAAGTAATGCGAGTGATCATTTGCGActcaattttatgttatgcCGGTACTTGTGTAGCAAAAAGTGATCAACTCCCATTATTCCGACAGAACTTGGCCCATAAGCTAATGATTCTGATTAAAGATTGTGTCGATAACCAACAGTTCGTCGAAGTGGCAGAAAACCTTTGGCTACAGGTTAAAGATAGCATGCATGCCTACCATTCGCAGAACGAATTGCCGATGCCGGATCCAACATCAATGACGTTGCTGAAGACGCACATTGAAAACACTTGTCACAAAAAGTCGCATGTCTTTGCAGTAATGCATAATCGATCAATTGAGCTGTTTAAAGGGACGCTACAAAATGATATAGAAAGCGCTCCTTTCTTTTCTAGCTTTAGAGAGTACCAAACAGAGCTCGCTGCAATTTTGAAAACTGTAAAGAGAATCACTAACCACAACTACGCCGTTTACGGCGATTATTACACAAAGCTTATTCGCGACAATATGAACTAA
- the LOC128274638 gene encoding integrator complex subunit 6-like, whose protein sequence is MTIILFLVDTSASMCQKALVNGVQKSYLDISKGAVETFLKFRQRSQDCMGDRYMLLTFEDPPNNVKAGWKENHATFMNELKNLQSNGLTSMGEALKNAFDLLNLNRMQSGIDTYGQGRCPFYLEPSVIIVLTDGGKYAFRNGVHQEIILPLHAQMPGTKLTKEPFRWDQRLFSLVLRIPGNRVDERSDSKVPHDDSMIEKMCEVTGGRSYKIKSHYVLNQCIESLVQKVQPGVVIHFDQLITNNGDTNAIDIQFQSTKRMIYVPKQHPSQKTFPVGYWPIPEPYWPDPKLTNLPPRDAHPKIKVISPCCDEPQVLRNFPIDKYELEASPLTLQILSKKEMNKVWPLIVSTGMQGEMPFGYLKPNSTLPIVHLYVLPYNYQMLLPLINDLFHKFNLNPPNDWVYKFTNYVKTIPQYYCPFLRRALATTPNVPYQLVQYILPENLDSYLCPSVANYLKQMKNTAKQDQENLCLRVLKQLKQPKPAYHQLETVKIVAGQQLKRDIVTHPMLKDTFTKMHMEIGNYDSYSIVIPSIIQTAATKNYRNPYDIPRRDLIDEIARMRENFFRLPTSGISVYTKDSGHCLPISDMGNYQEYLKNKETPLRELEPTNVRQHMFGNPYKKDKNMVMVDEADLNDVALLKSGTPGQHQSTSVKKNMETNTAARLSRKRKAGPIRKDYVFKRLTLNNSPTTCFNETGLPQGPKSDYDSTTDFSSDTDSESDSDLLVITFDDTDQAPLTNSCLSQNLLKCLEKTVMVEGAAVVQSGDAQQSFSQGGVKLEKYVPPTVANQSCLLAASSQIVTEECSLTGESVGRSYSQMVQQSKEPHSNTVQVKEIELLQLSHQPEQLEAESISAKLAEKHVQPRMQQKETLKFVQDHQTSDGKKLAKSDGSPIGDDMQLSESKTPLIRDSVEQCETVETISEESVESISGQMGVELKERGLIDAVTPHALQLVEKQEKCEDSKLSVKQEELDQARVELEEKVEMEPTNEMEEREEQIISSDKPTKQVAKIDEVYCDQTKQLEHKLNDAESLKQPLFANQYRHPRHSLDQADHAVLHGQLELRDQPMQAEQTLNRAVEAGEQTSQDEQRQAQLVQSEPSSSHELSVPLDQQQHEESAELASNKLRTPVPSLDDPQPSEYTIPSLLNTASQSTQQHDYTFAVTQTQRLASQVHQAHSSSLLSSVETSNINDVLNISNIIKTCHNGDDTTSTTDWQLEEKPERKLSRELERRSPDLLLSDGPIAQENGGCAESIVGLNGYSPQQSSHNWSISSVLYGDSDEEHNLEQIEEQNLKTRSVIFRDIRRPGRDYSEMLKNLELMQGNHLTRTKFVNMCMAEAKRFRRHRMAVCIQEWWDNYNVSVNMRSDKSLHRQASFLIFGAPQPLMESNSMYHNNLDGNYQNSLEDSLVSHD, encoded by the coding sequence ATGACTATTATTCTGTTCTTGGTCGATACCTCCGCGTCCATGTGCCAGAAAGCGTTAGTCAATGGAGTTCAGAAGTCATACCTAGATATTTCCAAGGGAGCGGTGGAAACGTTTTTAAAATTCCGCCAACGGTCACAGGATTGCATGGGCGATCGTTACATGTTGCTGACGTTCGAGGATCCTCCTAATAACGTCAAAGCAGGATGGAAGGAAAACCATGCCACGTTTATGAACGAGTTGAAAAACCTGCAAAGCAACGGTCTTACGTCGATGGGTGAAGCGTTGAAGAATGCCTTCGATTTGCTCAACTTAAATCGCATGCAATCCGGTATTGATACGTATGGACAGGGTAGATGTCCGTTTTACTTGGAGCCATCAGTTATCATTGTGCTAACTGATGGAGGAAAGTATGCGTTTCGTAATGGCGTGCACCAGGAAATCATACTACCGTTGCATGCGCAAATGCCCGGTACGAAATTGACGAAGGAGCCATTTCGGTGGGATCAGAGGCTGTTTTCGCTGGTACTTCGAATACCCGGTAACCGCGTAGATGAGCGATCAGATAGTAAGGTGCCGCATGACGATTCGATGATAGAAAAAATGTGCGAAGtaaccggtggccgatcgtACAAAATCAAATCACACTACGTGCTGAATCAGTGTATTGAAAGTTTGGTTCAAAAGGTGCAACCGGGCGTTGTAATTCACTTCGATCAGTTAATAACGAACAACGGCGATACCAACGCAATCGATATTCAGTTTCAGTCTACAAAGCGCATGATATATGTGCCAAAACAGCACCCGTCACAAAAAACGTTTCCCGTGGGTTACTGGCCAATACCGGAACCGTACTGGCCGGATCCAAAGCTTACCAATTTGCCGCCTAGAGATGCACATCCCAAAATTAAGGTAATTTCGCCATGCTGTGACGAGCCGCAGGTGTTGCGCAATTTTCCTATCGACAAGTACGAACTGGAGGCAAGCCCACTAACACTGCAGATTCTAtcgaaaaaggaaatgaaCAAAGTGTGGCCACTGATTGTGTCAACTGGAATGCAGGGCGAAATGCCGTTCGGTTATCTGAAGCCTAACAGTACACTTCCGATAGTACACCTTTATGTTTTACCGTACAACTATCAAATGCTGCTTCCTCTTATCAACGATCTTTTTCATAAGTTCAATCTTAATCCACCTAACGATTGGGTGTACAAGTTTACCAACTATGTGAAAACAATTCCCCAGTACTATTGTCCGTTCTTACGGCGAGCCCTCGCTACTACGCCAAACGTACCTTATCAGTTAGTTCAGTACATATTACCCGAAAATCTCGACAGTTATCTCTGTCCGTCTGTGGCAAATTATttgaagcaaatgaaaaatactGCTAAGCAGGATCAGGAGAACTTGTGCCTACGGGTGCTTAAGCAGCTCAAGCAACCCAAACCGGCATATCATCAGCTGGAAACGGTAAAAATAGTCGCCGGCCAGCAGCTGAAACGTGACATTGTTACGCACCCGATGCTAAAAGATACCTTCACAAAGATGCACATGGAAATAGGCAACTACGATAGCTATTCGATCGTTATACCCAGCATCATTCAAACCGCCGCAACAAAAAATTATCGCAACCCTTACGACATTCCCCGGCGAGACCTGATTGATGAGATAGCGAGGATGAGGGAGAACTTCTTCCGTTTGCCAACAAGTGGCATAAGTGTGTACACAAAAGATTCAGGACACTGTTTGCCGATCTCTGACATGGGCAACTACCAGGAATATCtcaaaaacaaggaaacacCGTTGCGAGAGCTGGAACCCACTAATGTCCGCCAACATATGTTCGGCAATCCATACAAGAAAGATAAAAACATGGTTATGGTGGACGAGGCAGATCTAAACGATGTGGCGTTGTTGAAGTCAGGGACACCCGGGCAGCACCAGAGTACTTCAGTGAAGAAAAATATGGAGACGAACACAGCGGCACGACTGAGTCGAAAGCGTAAAGCAGGTCCCATTCGCAAAGACTACGTGTTCAAGCGATTGACGCTGAATAATAGCCCTACCACTTGTTTCAACGAAACTGGTCTTCCCCAAGGCCCGAAATCTGATTACGACAGTACGACCGATTTCAGCAGCGACACAGATTCAGAATCTGATTCAGATCTGTTAGTGATCACGTTCGACGACACGGATCAAGCACCCTTGACGAACTCATGTTTATCACAAAACCTTCTAAAATGTTTAGAAAAAACGGTAATGGTGGAAGGAGCGGCAGTCGTTCAGTCGGGAGACGCTCAGCAATCTTTCAGCCAGGGGGGCGTTAAATTAGAAAAATATGTCCCACCTACTGTAGCGAATCAGTCGTGTCTTCTTGCTGCCAGTAGTCAGATAGTTACTGAAGAATGTTCCTTGACTGGTGAATCAGTGGGACGCTCATATTCACAAATGGTTCAACAGTCGAAAGAGCCTCATTCGAACACTGTACAAGTAAAGGAAATAGAGCTTTTGCAACTTTCTCATCAGCCCGAGCAACTTGAAGCGGAAAGTATATCGGCAAAGTTAGCAGAAAAGCATGTACAACCACGTATGCAGCAAAAGGAGACACTAAAATTTGTACAAGACCATCAAACTTCGGACGGCAAAAAGCTGGCGAAGTCCGATGGTTCTCCAATTGGCGATGATATGCAACTGAGCGAATCGAAAACCCCATTGATTCGCGATAGCGTAGAGCAGTGCGAGACGGTTGAAACTATTTCGGAAGAATCGGTTGAAAGTATTTCGGGACAGATGGGGGTAGAACTGAAGGAACGAGGTCTCATTGATGCAGTTACACCACATGCATTGCAGTTAGtcgaaaaacaagaaaaatgtgaagattcaaAACTGTCGGTAAAGCAGGAAGAGTTAGATCAGGCGCGAGTGGAGTTGGAGGAAAAAGTAGAAATGGAACCCACAAACGAAATGGAGGAACGCGAAGAACAGATAATTAGCTCCgataaaccaacaaaacagGTAGCAAAAATCGACGAAGTTTATTGTGACCAAACGAAGCAGCTGGAACATAAGTTGAACGATGCGGAATCTTTGAAACAGCCACTTTTTGCGAATCAGTATAGACATCCGAGGCACTCTCTTGACCAAGCAGACCACGCTGTTCTCCATGGACAGCTAGAACTACGGGATCAACCAATGCAAGCTGAGCAAACCCTAAACCGAGCCGTCGAAGCAGGTGAGCAGACCTCACAGGATGAACAGAGACAAGCGCAACTAGTGCAATCAGAACCGTCGTCATCGCACGAGTTAAGCGTACCCCTCgatcaacagcaacacgaaGAGTCAGCAGAATTAGCGAGCAACAAGCTCCGTACACCCGTGCCAAGCCTCGATGATCCTCAACCTTCTGAGTATACTATTCCGTCACTGCTTAATACTGCTTCCCAGTCAACTCAGCAACATGACTATACGTTCGCAGTAACACAGACACAGCGATTGGCCAGTCAAGTGCATCAAGCACATTCGAGTTCGTTGTTGTCTAGCGTGGAAACTAGCAACATAAATGATGTGCTTAACATATCCAACATCATTAAAACATGTCATAATGGGGACGATACTACCTCAACCACCGATTGGCAGCTAGAAGAGAAACCGGAGAGAAAACTTTCACGCGAGCTAGAAAGAAGGTCGCCGGATTTGTTGCTGAGCGACGGACCAATTGCCCAAGAAAATGGAGGTTGTGCCGAGTCCATCGTTGGGTTGAATGGTTACAGCCCACAGCAGTCATCGCACAACTGGAGTATTAGCTCGGTTCTTTACGGCGACTCTGACGAAGAGCACAATTTAGAGCAAATAGAGGAGCAGAATTTGAAAACGCGTAGCGTCATCTTCAGGGACATTCGTCGTCCTGGCAGAGATTATTCGGAGATGCTTAAGAATCTTGAATTAATGCAAGGAAACCATTTGACCCGGACAAAGTTTGTTAACATGTGCATGGCCGAGGCAAAGCGCTTTCGACGGCATCGTATGGCGGTTTGTATTCAAGAATGGTGGGATAATTACAACGTGAGCGTAAACATGCGATCGGATAAGTCCTTGCACAGGCAAGCTTCGTTCCTTATTTTCGGTGCACCTCAACCCCTAATGGAAAGTAATAGCATGTACCATAACAATCTGGATGGCAATTATCAGAACAGTCTGGAAGATTCATTGGTATCACACGATTAG